In a single window of the Elaeis guineensis isolate ETL-2024a chromosome 4, EG11, whole genome shotgun sequence genome:
- the LOC105037868 gene encoding receptor-like protein EIX2: protein MDLKRTQLLLLFFAFLCARVRKLNGDSIPRCIPIERNALLGFKEGLKDPSNRLSSWVGDDCCTWEGVACDNRTRHVIKLDLRNPRPFSDANDLFLYKKWSLGGELRPSLLGLKYLNYLDLSMNNFGGIRIPEFMGSFRQLKYLNLSCANLGGLVPHQLGNLSSLQYLDLSYNYYYHFYGDIAEIDGFLIIDNAIWISRLSSLRYLNMTGVKFKEGVHWLQALNMLPSVIEIHLSDCGINTTLLSLPHVNFTSLSVLDLSFNSINSTIPGWLFNISSLEYLDLSFNIFRGIIPPAIKNLASLKTFDLSGNQFLEGKISVELGELCKLQYLGLSDINISKSLHELDKVFTGCFKNSLETLYMWNTQLGGYLPDWLGDFRKLKYLDLSGNSISGPVPASLERLAELVELYLEGNFLKGVMSEEQFANFTKLKYLDLSQNQLILNLTSDWIPPFQLYYLNIGSCKLGPRFPAWLWMQKNITDLEMSSTGISDAIPDWFWRSFSQISDLDISSNGITGSVPDLTNFINLYYFNLSSNHFEGPLPNFNSSILRLLDLSNNSFSGAIHLDIDKSMPNLEYLFLSRNNLSGEIPLSVCHLRYSTLDLSKNLLSSELPNCWNHSSFIFVIDFSNNNLSGSIPPSICSLQFLESLHLSNNNLIGELPLSLKSSTRLNTLDLGQNGFTGKIPTWIGESLLSLKILRLRSNKLVGNIPSNLSRLGALQILDLAGNNLSGTIPSSFGNFTAMKVSGEMNETILKNYTRYNEKMQVTIKGIYIEYAKLLPLVIIMDLSNNNLSGMIPEELTNLFGLVSLNLSGNHLTGEITEKIGALQQLESLDLSRNNLFGGIPSSIIDLTFLSYLNLSYNNLSGSVPIGNQLQTFIDPSIYVGNPDLCGFPLSQKCKDAKANQGLNAVGGDEQNDNTMDEEGSEMKWLYMSMELGFGVGFWIVFGPLLFHRKWREAYFQHIDQVFNVVYMALATIFTKFKVHNITT from the coding sequence ATGGATCTTAAAAGAACCCAACTTCTACTTTTGTTCTTTGCTTTCCTGTGTGCTCGAGTGAGAAAACTCAACGGAGATTCCATCCCGAGATGCATACCCATCGAAAGGAATGCTCTTCTTGGGTTCAAAGAAGGCCTCAAAGATCCCTCCAACAGACTATCTTCTTGGGTGGGTGACGACTGCTGCACATGGGAAGGCGTGGCTTGTGATAATCGGACTCGCCATGTCATCAAGCTAGACCTCCGCAACCCACGCCCATTCTCAGACGCCAACGATCTTTTCCTATACAAGAAGTGGTCCTTGGGAGGTGAGTTGAGGCCTTCCTTACTTGGTCTGAAATATCTGAATTACCTTGACTTGAGCATGAACAACTTTGGAGGAATTCGTATCCCAGAATTCATGGGCTCATTCCGTCAGCTCAAATATCTTAACCTCTCCTGTGCTAATTTGGGCGGACTGGTCCCACACCAGCTTGGGAATCTATCAAGTCTCCAATATCTCGATCTcagttataattattattatcatttttatGGCGATATTGCAGAAATAGATGGATTTCTCATCATTGATAATGCCATCTGGATTTCTCGGCTTTCTTCTCTGCGATATCTCAATATGACGGGTGTGAAATTCAAAGAAGGTGTTCACTGGCTGCAAGCACTAAACATGCTCCCTTCTGTTATTGAGATACACTTATCTGATTGTGGCATCAACACCACtttgctctctcttccacatgtgAATTTTACTTCGCTTTCTGTTCTTGATCTTTCTTTTAATTCCATTAATTCGACGATACCTGGTTGGTTGTTCAACATAAGTAGCCTCGAGTACCTTGATCTCAGCTTTAATATTTTTCGGGGCATCATTCCGCCTGCAATTAAGAATCTAGCTTCACTCAAGACCTTTGATCTATCTGGTAATCAGTTTCTTGAAGGCAAAATTTCGGTTGAACTTGGGGAGTTATGTAAGCTGCAGTATTTGGGATTGTCAGACATTAATATCAGCAAAAGTTTGCATGAACTTGATAAAGTGTTTACTGGATGCTTCAAAAATAGTTTAGAAACTCTGTACATGTGGAACACCCAGCTTGGCGGTTATTTGCCGGACTGGTTGGGAGACTTCAGAAAGCTCAAATATCTCGATTTGAGTGGCAACTCAATTTCTGGTCCTGTTCCTGCGTCACTTGAAAGACTTGCAGAGTTAGTTGAGTTATACCTCGAAGGGAACTTTTTGAAGGGTGTCATGTCTGAAGAGCAGTTTGCCAATTTCACCAAACTGAAATATCTAGATTTATCACAAAATCAATTAATTCTGAATTTGACGTCTGATTGGATTCCCCCTTTTCagctttattatttaaatattggtTCTTGCAAGCTGGGACCACGATTTCCAGCATGGCTTTGGATGCAAAAAAACATTACCGATCTAGAGATGTCTAGCACAGGAATTTCAGATGCTATACCAGATTGGTTTTGGAGGTCATTTTCTCAGATATCTGACTTAGATATCTCCAGCAATGGAATCACCGGTAGTGTACCCGATCTTACAAACTTTATCAacctttattattttaatttgagtTCTAACCATTTTGAGGGACCTTTGCCAAATTTTAATTCTTCAATATTGCGGCTACTAGACCTATCGAACAATTCATTTTCAGGAGCAATTCATCTTGACATTGATAAAAGTATGCCTAATTTGGAATATCTCTTCCTTTCCAGAAATAATTTAAGTGGTGAAATTCCCTTGTCTGTGTGTCATCTTCGATACAGCACTCTTGATCTTTCAAAAAATCTATTGTCAAGTGAGCTTCCTAATTGCTGGAACCACTCTTCCTTTATCTttgtcatagatttttcgaaCAATAATCTATCTGGAAGTATTCCTCCATCAATATGTTCATTACAATTTCTCGAGTCATTACATTTGAGTAATAATAATCTTATAGGAGAACTCCCTTTATCATTGAAGAGTAGTACGAGATTAAATACTCTTGATCTTGGACAGAATGGATTCACTGGTAAAATACCTACTTGGATAGGAGAAAGTTTGTTGTCTTTGAAGATCCTTCGCTTACGATCAAACAAGCTTGTTGGAAATATTCCTTCTAATCTATCAAGACTCGGGGCTCTTCAAATTCTAGATCTGGCTGGTAACAATTTATCAGGAACCATCCCTTCTAGCTTTGGAAACTTTACTGCCATGAAAGTGTCGGGGGAGATGAATGAAaccattttaaaaaattatactcGTTACAATGAAAAAATGCAAGTGACCATAAAAGGAATATACATTGAGTATGCTAAATTGCTTCCACTTGTGATCATTATGGACCTTTCAAATAATAACTTATCTGGAATGATACCAGAAGAGCTGACCAACCTTTTTGGACTCGTGAGCTTAAATTTGTCTGGAAATCATTTGACAGGAGAGATCACAGAAAAGATTGGTGCATTGCAACAGTTGGAGTCACTTGACTTGTCAAGAAACAATCTTTTTGGTGGAATTCCTTCAAGCATAATTGATCTTACTTTTTTGAGTTACTTGAACTTGTCATATAACAACCTATCAGGAAGTGTTCCAATAGGTAATCAGCTTCAAACCTTCATTGATCCGTCTATCTATGTTGGTAATCCTGATCTTTGCGGGTTCCCATTAAGTCAAAAGTGCAAAGATGCCAAGGCAAACCAAGGTCTAAATGCAGTTGGAGGGGATGAACAGAATGATAACACCATGGATGAAGAAGGATCTGAAATGAAGTGGCTGTACATGAGCATGGAGCTAGGATTCGGAGTAGGTTTCTGGATTGTCTTTGGCCCACTATTGTTCCATAGAAAATGGAGAGAAGCATATTTTCAACATATAGATCAAGTATTCAATGTGGTTTACATGGCCCTGGCAACAATTTTCACCAAGTTTAAAGTACACAACATTACAACGTGA